The segment GCGCCGTCACCGTGGACCAATTTAGCGGCCTGGTCGTGGACTATGCCGAGGCCCAGGATGCCTGCGCGGTCATTCGCGGTCTGCGGGCCATCTCCGACTTCGAGTTCGAGTTTCAGATGGCCCTCATGAACCGCCACATGAAGCCCGACATCGCCACCGTGTTCCTCATGCCCCACGACCGCTACACCCACCTTAACGCCACCATCATTAGGGAGATTGCCGGCTTTGGCGGCGACGTGGCCGATTTCGTGCCGCCGGTGGTGCTGGCGGCGCTGCAAAAAAAATATTCGCATGGGTAGATCGCCCGGCGCCGTACTTAGCCGCATCCAGCAGAAAGCGTCCCAGGTCTATCGCACGATTGTGCTCCCTGAGGGGTGGGATCCCCGTGTGGTGCAGG is part of the Candidatus Neomarinimicrobiota bacterium genome and harbors:
- the coaD gene encoding pantetheine-phosphate adenylyltransferase, whose protein sequence is MRTVVYPGTFDPITNGHLDVIVRALTLFDGVTVAVAQNPSKTPLFSVDERLAMIRASTDGLGAVTVDQFSGLVVDYAEAQDACAVIRGLRAISDFEFEFQMALMNRHMKPDIATVFLMPHDRYTHLNATIIREIAGFGGDVADFVPPVVLAALQKKYSHG